The DNA region TGTCTTCGGGAATCCCCGGCCCATCGTCTTCCACGCTTAACTCAAACCCATCGGCGGACTCGACCACGCTCAACCGAACCTCGGCATCCGCCCATTTGCTGGCGTTGTCCAGCAAGTTACCGAGCAGTTCGAGCAAGTCCTCGCGATCCCAAGGCAGTTGCAAACCGGCCGGTGCACGGTAGCTAAGATCAAGATGCTCACCATGAATCATGTTCAACGTCGCCAGTAACCCAGGCAATTCCGCATCGCAATCAAACAACGCCCCCGGCAACGCATCGCCGGATAACCGGGCGCGATTGAGTTCGCGATTGAGTCGCTGCTGGACCTGTTCCAGTTGCGCCTTAATCACCTTGCGCAGTTCCGGCTGCGCATCGAGCTTCTCGCTTGAGGCCAGGCTCAACAATACCGCCATCGGGGTTTTCAAGGCGTGGCCGAGGTTGCCCAGCGCATTGCGCGAACGCTTGAGGCTGTCTTCGGTGTGCGCCAGCAAATGGTTGATCTGCGCCACCAGCGGTTCAAGCTCTACCGGCACCTGATCATCGAGCTGTGAGCGCTGGCCCTGCTGCAACTGGGCGATCTGCTCACGAGCCTTTTCCAGCGGGCGCAAGGCGCGGCGCACGGTAATGCGTTGCAGCAGCAGAATCAGCAGCAGTCCCGTCAGTCCAAGGCCCAATCCGACTTGACGCATGCGCTGGAAACTCTCGCGCACCGGCGTGTAATCCTGGGCCACGCTGATGGAAATCGATTGGCCGAGCCGTCGATAGTCTGAACGCAGCACCAGCAGTTGCTGCCCTTCCGGCCCCAATTCCAGGTTGCTGTGCAGGCCGGCATGGTCGAGGTGCGGCAGTTCCTGATCCCACAGCGAACGGGAGCGCCAATGGCTGTCGGCAAAATCGATGCGGAAGTAATGCCCGGAAAACGGTCGCTGATAGGCCGGCGACAGGTGTCGCTCATCCAGCTGCAAACCCTGCGGCCCGCGCACCAGCGCCACCAGCAGGTTTTCGCTGTCGTTGCGCAGCCCGGCTTCAAGGTAGCTCTGCAAGCCCAGCTCGAAACACCATAGGCTGATTTGCGCCAGCGCCAGGCCGACGATCACCATCACGCTGATCAACCCCAGACTCAAACGGCGCTGGATCGACCTCACCGGGCTTGTCCGCCGAACAGGTAACCCTGGCCGCGACGGGTTTCGATGACGCTGCGCCCGAGTTTGCGCCGCAGGTGGTTGACGTGGACTTCGAGCACGTTGGAGTCGCGCTCGGTTTCACCGTCGTAGAGGTGTTCGGCGAGGTGGCTTTTGGAAAGAATCTGCTCGGGGTGCAGCATGAAATAACGCAGCAGGCGGAATTCAGCGGCGGTGAGCTGGATGTCGGCGCCGTCGCGGGTCACGCATTGGCGGCCTTCGTCCAGGTGCAACCCGGCAGCCTTGAGCGTCGGCTGGTTGGCATGGCCGTGGGAACGGCGCAACAGCGCCTGGACGCGCAACTGCAGCTCTTCGGGGTGGAAGGGCTTGGTCAGGTAATCGTCGGCGCCGGCCTTGAGACCTTCGATCCGTTCGGCCCAGGAATCACGGGCGGTGAGGATCAGCACGGGCGTGGACAGACCACCGGCCCGCCATTGAGTCAGCACCTCGAGCCCTGGCAAACCCGGCAGGCCGAGGTCGAGGATGATCAGGTCGTAAGGCTCGCTGCTGCCCTGATACACCGCGTCGCGACCGTCGGCCAGCCAGTCCACGGCGTAACCCTGCCGATTGAGGCCGGCCGTCAGTTCGTCGGCCAGCGGCACATGGTCTTCCACCAGAAGCAAACGCATCGATCAATTTTCCTTGTCTTTCAGTAACTGGCCGGTGGTGGCGTCAAGGTCCAGTTCGCGGACAGCACCTTCGGTGGTCAGCAACTCGACTTCATACACGTAGACCTCGTGTTTCTCTTCAAGCTCGGCTTCCAGCAATTTGGCCCCGGGATAGCGGTCCAGAGCTTGCTGCAACAGCTGCTCCAGCGGCAGGATCACCCCCTGTTGACGCAGGCGCAGGGCTTCGTCCTGATCCAGGTCGCGGGCCATGACCACCGAGCAAAAAACCAGAAGCGCCAGAGCCATTCGACCGCTCACGCGCCGCTTTGAAACAGAAAGCACCTTCATTACGTATCCTGATGATCCTTGAGAATCTGCCCGCTGACAGCGTCCAATTCCAGATCCCACTCAATGCCCTGAGGGTCGCGCAATTCCACCTGATAGATGTACTTGCCGTACTCTTCTTCCAGCTCGGTTTCGGTGATCCTGGCGCCGGGATGTTTGGTCAGAGCGGTGGCGTTGAGCTTCTCGAAAGACACAATGGTACCAGCGTCGCGCAGTCTCAGGGCTTCATCGGGACCGAGGTCGCGAGCGTGGGCGATGCTGGCGGTCATGCCGATGATGGACGCGGTGAACAGGGCAGTCAGGGTTCTCATGGGGTGTCTCCGTATTTTTTTATGTGTTGCCTACGGGGTGCACCTTAACGGGGCGAACTTAACTGAAACTGAATTGCCATCATCAGGAGTGGCACCTCGATATCGCAGAGCTGCGCAAAACCTGTGGGAGCTAGCTTGCTCGCGATGGCGGCTTAACTTTCAACAAATATGTCGACTGTCACACAGCTATCGCGAGCAAGCTCGCTCCCACAGGGGATTCATGCACTTATAATCCCCCGCTTGCCAGACATCGAGACCGGTATGACCGCTATCCACATCAAGTTCCCCTCACTGACCCTCAAGGCCGGCCCTCGCGCCTTGGCGCGCATCCGTGAAAACGGTTTGAGCTCCGCCGATGTGGGCACGCTGCCGGGTGCCGCCGGTGGCCCCAAGGCGTTGGGGATTCAAGGTCTGGACCTGGCGTTGTTCGGTGAATGGCTGCCGGCGGCACCGCGCGAGCGTTCGTTGATCGGTGCGTCGGTGGGGTCCTGGCGCTTCGCCAGCGCGTGTCTGCCGGATGCCGCCGAAGGTATCCGCCGCCTCGGTCACCTCTACACCGAGCAAAACTTCGCCAAGGGCGTGACCATGGCGCAGATCAGCCAGAGCTCCCGGCGCATGCTCGATGAGCTGCTTGACGGCCGCGATGCTTCGATTCTGGACAACGCCCATTACCGACTGAACATCATGGTGGTCAAAAGCCACGGCCTGCTGGCGGACGATCATCGCGGCCGACTGGGGCTGGGCCTGTCATCGGTGATCGCCGACAACCTGCGTGGCCGGGCGCGCCTGTCGCGGCATTTCGAGCGGCTAATCATTCACGATCCGCGTCTGGCACCGCCGGTCAATGCATTGAACGATTTCCCCTCGCGCTTCGTTGCGCTGAATGCCGACAACCTGCGCCAGGCCTTGCTCGCGTCAGGCTCGATCCCGATGGTGATGGAAGGCGTGCGTGATCTGCCGGGTGCCGGTGCCGGGACGTTTCGCGATGGCGGTCTGCTGGACTATCACCTCGACCTGCCCTACAGCGGCAACGACATCGTGCTCTATCCGCATTTCACCGACCGGGTCATTCCCGGCTGGTTCGACAAGGCCCTGCCGTGGCGCCGCGCATGTCCCGCGCGTTTGCAGGATGTCCTGTTGCTGGCGCCGTCGAAGGATTACCTGGCGCGCCTGCCCTACGGCAAACTCCCGGACCGCAACGACTTCAAACGCTTCATGGGCGATGCCCCGAGCCGGCAGAAATACTGGCGCACGACGATGGATGAAAGCCGTCGCATGGGCGATGAGTTCCTCGAACTGGCTGCCAGCGGTCGCCTCGGGGAGCGCTTGCTGACCCTTTAGTCAGTGTTTTCCCGCAACGCCAAACGCAAACTGTTAAACTCGCCGCCTGCCCACATCGCCGCGGCGATCGCCACCTGACAGAGCTGAAATCACTGTGGAAATTTTCAAAGAGTTCACCTTCGAATCCGCCCACCGCCTGCCCCACGTACCGGACGGCCACAAGTGCGGCCGCCTGCACGGTCACTCGTTCAAAGTGGCGATCCACCTGAGCGGCGACCTCGATCCGCACACGGGCTGGATCCGCGATTTCTCGGAAATCAAGGCGATCTTCAAGCCGCTCTACGAACGCCTGGACCATAACTACCTGAACGACATTCCCGGTCTGGAAAACCCGACCAGCGAAGTCCTGGCCAAATTCATCTGGAAGGAATTGAAGCCTCTGCTGCCGGAACTCAGCGCGATCCGCATCCACGAGACGTGCACCAGTGGCTGCATCTATCGCGGTGAGTAAAAACACCCGATTGAAAAGAACCACCGGCGACGGTGGTTTTTTTATGCCTGTCGTTTCGCCGTCCTCCCCGGTACAGTCGGGCCTCATCCTTGGCCCAAAGGAACCCGTCCGATGTCGCTGCTTATTCGTCCCGCTACCCTTGAGGATATCGCGCAGATCGAGGCCATCGTCGAGGCGGCTTACTCGCCCTACATCGAGCGTATTGGCCGCAAACCCGCACCGATGCTGGATGACTACGCCAGTCAAGTGCTGGCCAGGCGCGTCCATGTGCTCGCCCACGAGCAGACACTCAGCGGCTTTGTGGTGTTGATCGACACGGAAGAGTACTTGCTGCTGGACAACATCGCGGTCAGCCCGGCGGTCAAGGGGCAAGGTTATGGCCGTCAGTTGCTGGACTTCGCCGAACGCCACGCACTCGACGCGGGTTACCCATCGATCCGGCTGTACACCAACGAAGCCATGAGCGAAAACATTGCGCTGTACACCCGCCGAGGGTATGTCGAAACCCACCGGGTCGAAGAGAACGGCCTGCGCCGTGTGCACATGAGCAAATCGCTGGGTTGAGCGCACTAAAAACCTGTGGGAGCGAGCTTGCGCCGGGCGGCGTTCAGACGATGGCGTCTGTACATTCAAGGCCGCCATCGTCGGAACGCCGCCCGGAGTAAGCTCGCTCCCACAGGGGATTTGCGCCGTGTGCTAATTCTGCGTTCATCGAAGACTCACTGTGGGAGCGAGCTTGCTCCGGGCGGCGCTCCGACGATGGCGGCCTGGCAGTCACATTGATGTTGAATGTGCAGACGCCATCACGAGCAGGCTCGCCCCCACAGGGACAGGCGTTTCGTCAGTGAATATAAAAACAGCCTTCAATGGCTGTTTTTTTATGCCTATGCTTTTTTGGCTCCCCCACGCCAAGAGGACACCCGCAATGACTGACTGGCCGCTGCCTCAGACCTATCGCTTCAACGGGCACTCCGTTCGCTACGCCGTACGGGGCGACGGTCCGCCGTTGGTGTTCGTGCATGGCACGCCCTTCTCTTCTTATGTGTGGCACCGGATTGCGCCGCACTTCATCACCACGCATCGGGTGCATTACTTTGACCTGCTGGGTTATGGGCTATCGGAGAAAATCGACGGCGATGTGTCGTTGGGTGTGCAGAACGACCTGTTGGCTCACTTGCTGGATCACTGGGGCCTGGAGCGACCAGACCTCGTCGCTCACGACTTCGGCGGCGCCACCGCCCTGCGTGCTCACCTGCTGAACGGCAAGGACTACCGCAGCCTGACGCTGATCGATCCCGTGGCGCTGACACCCTGGGGTTCGCCGTTTGTGCAGCATGTGCGTCAGCATGAGGCGGCATTCGGTGGCCTGCCCGATTACATTCAGCGGGCGATTGTGCCGACCTATATTCGCGGGGCGATCAAGCGCGAAATTCCCGATGCTGAACTGGCGCCGTATGTGCAGCCGTGGCTCGGCGATCCGGGGCAAGCGGCGTTCTATCGGCAGATTGCTCAGATGGATGAGCGTTACACCCGTGAGGCCGAAGGGCTGTACCCGACGATTCGTTGTCCGGTGCAGATTCTGTGGGGGGAAGATGATCAGTGGATTCCCATTGAACGTGGGCAGGCGTTGCATCAGATGATTCCGGGGTCGCGGTTTCAGGCGATTCCGAATGCCGGGCATCTGGTTCAGGAAGATGCGCCGGAAGCGATCGTCGCGGCGTTGCTGCGGTTTCTGCCGCAACACAAATCCCCCTGAAAAAACCGAATCAAATGTGGGAGCGGCGGTGCGGCGATCCGACTTGCTCGCGAAGGCGCTGGGGCAGTCGACCTCAGTGTTGAATGCTCAACCGCTTTCGCGAGCAAGTCGGATCGCCGCACCGCCGCTCCCACATGGGTTCTGTGTTCCTTCAGGTGCACCGCTTTCGTGCCCCTTTCCGCGCCAAGTCTCCCCGCTCGGCTATAAATAACTACACCACCCCACGCTTGGCACGACCACTGCAACACTCCCCGCGTCACTCATTCAGCAAGGAACGCCCCATGACGCAGAACGATCCCGGCAACGATTACCCCCTCAGCGAAGTCCCGATGCATGCCCGCAAAGGCCTGGCCTCAACGGCCATGGTGCTGCTGGGTTTCACCTTTTTTACCGCGACCATGTTTGCCGGCGGCAAGCTCGGTGTGGCGTTCAGTTTCGGCGAGATGATGGCGGTGATTATCGTCGGCAATCTGCTGCTGGGGATCTACGCCGCAGGCCTTGGCTACATCGCCTTCAAGAGCGGCCTGAATTCGGTGCTGATGGGACGCTTTTGCTTCGGTGAAGTGGGCAGCAAGCTCAGCGACCTGATCCTCGGTTTTACCCAGATCGGCTGGTACGCCTGGGGCACGGCCACTGCCGCCGTGGTGCTGGGCAAGTATTTCGAATTGAGCGAGGGCACCGTTCTCGGGCTGATGGTGCTGTTCGGCCTGGTGTTTTGCGCGACCGCGTATGTCGGTTATCGCGGCTTGGAGATTCTGTCGTACATCGCCGTACCGGCGATGATGTTGCTGCTGATGCTGTCGATGTGGGTGGCCACGGTGAAGGTTGGCGGGCTCGACGGTTTGCTCGCTGTAGTCCCGACGGGAACACTGGACTGGTCGACCGCCATTACTTTGGTGTTCGGCACCTTTGTCAGCGGCGCAACCCAGGCGACCAACTGGACGCGTTTCTCCCGTTCAGCACGCGTCGCGGTGCTGGCGAGCCTGATCGGCTTCTTCATCGGCAACGGCCTGATGGTGTTGATCGGTGCTTACGGTGCCATCGTCTACCAGCAACCGGATGTGGTCGAAGTGTTGCTGTTACAAGGCTTCGCCATGGCGGCGATGGCGATGTTGCTGCTCAATATCTGGAGCACCCAGGACAACACCATCTACAACTTCGCCGTCGCCGGTTGCAACCTGCTGCGCACCGGCCGTCGCAAAACCGTGACCCTGGCGGGCGCGGTGATCGGCACGTTGCTGGCACTGCTGGGCATGTACGACATGCTGGTGCCCTACCTGATTCTGCTGGGCACCGTGATTCCGCCGATTGGCGGCGTGATCATGGCGGACTTCTTCTACCGCTATCGTGGTCAATACCCACGTCTGGCCGATGCCCGGTTGCCGGCGTTTAACTGGTCCGGTTTGGCCGCCTACGCAGTCGGCACGGTCGCCGCGTTCAGCTCACCGTGGGTCGCGCCGCTGGTAGGGATTGCCGCTGCCGCGCTAACGTATGTGTTACTGACCGGCGTGCTGGGTGCCCGTACTGCCAACGCACCATTACAAGATCTATAAAAGGATTCGCCTGATGCACATCATCAACGCCCGCCTGCGCAACCAAGATGGCCTGCATGAGTTGCACCTGGAAAACGGCCAGATCAGCAACATCGCCCGACAGACCGAAGCGCCGACCCTGGGCCCCGATGATCTGGACGCCGGCGGCAACCTGGTAGTGCCACCCTTCGTCGAGCCGCACATTCACCTCGACGCCACGCTCACCGCCGGCGAGCCGCGCTGGAACATGAGCGGCACGCTGTTCGAAGGCATCGAATGCTGGGGCGAGCGCAAAGTGACCATCACCGAAGAGGACACCAAAACCCGCGCCAAGAAAACCATCCAGACCCTCGCCGCCCACGGCATCCAGCACGTGCGCACCCACGTCGATGTCACCGACCCGCAGCTCACCGCGCTCAAGGCGATGCTCGAAGTGCGCGAGGAAAGCCGTCACCTGATCGATATGCAGATCGTTGCGTTCCCGCAGGAAGGCATCGAGTCGTACCGCAACGGTCGCGAGCTGATGGAAGAAGCGATCCGCATGGGGGCCGATGTGGTCGGCGGTATTCCGCATTTCGAGTACACCCGCGATCAAGGCGTGAGTTCAGTGAAATTCCTGATGGACCTCGCCGAGCGCACCGGTTGCCTGGTGGACGTGCATTGCGATGAAACCGACGACCCGCACTCACGCTTTCTAGAGGTGCTGGCCGAAGAAGCCCGCAGCCGCGACATGGGCTCACGGGTCACCGCCAGCCACACCACGGCCATGGGCTCTTACGACAACGCTTACTGCGCCAAACTGTTTCGCCTGCTCGGGCATTCAGGGATCAGTTTTGTCTCCTGCCCCACCGAAAGCATTCACCTGCAAGGGCGCTTCGACAACTTTCCGAAACGCCGTGGCGTGACCCGTGTCAACGAGCTGCTCGAAGCCGGGATGAACGTGTGTTTCGGCCAGGATTCGATCGTCGACCCGTGGTATCCGCTGGGCAACGGCAACATCTTGAGGGTGCTCGAAGCCGGCCTGCACATCTGCCACATGCTCGGGTACCGCAACCTGCAAAGCGCGCTGGACCTGGTCACCGACAACAGCGCCAA from Pseudomonas sp. ACM7 includes:
- a CDS encoding PepSY domain-containing protein; this encodes MRTLTALFTASIIGMTASIAHARDLGPDEALRLRDAGTIVSFEKLNATALTKHPGARITETELEEEYGKYIYQVELRDPQGIEWDLELDAVSGQILKDHQDT
- the codB gene encoding cytosine permease, with the protein product MTQNDPGNDYPLSEVPMHARKGLASTAMVLLGFTFFTATMFAGGKLGVAFSFGEMMAVIIVGNLLLGIYAAGLGYIAFKSGLNSVLMGRFCFGEVGSKLSDLILGFTQIGWYAWGTATAAVVLGKYFELSEGTVLGLMVLFGLVFCATAYVGYRGLEILSYIAVPAMMLLLMLSMWVATVKVGGLDGLLAVVPTGTLDWSTAITLVFGTFVSGATQATNWTRFSRSARVAVLASLIGFFIGNGLMVLIGAYGAIVYQQPDVVEVLLLQGFAMAAMAMLLLNIWSTQDNTIYNFAVAGCNLLRTGRRKTVTLAGAVIGTLLALLGMYDMLVPYLILLGTVIPPIGGVIMADFFYRYRGQYPRLADARLPAFNWSGLAAYAVGTVAAFSSPWVAPLVGIAAAALTYVLLTGVLGARTANAPLQDL
- a CDS encoding response regulator transcription factor, producing the protein MRLLLVEDHVPLADELTAGLNRQGYAVDWLADGRDAVYQGSSEPYDLIILDLGLPGLPGLEVLTQWRAGGLSTPVLILTARDSWAERIEGLKAGADDYLTKPFHPEELQLRVQALLRRSHGHANQPTLKAAGLHLDEGRQCVTRDGADIQLTAAEFRLLRYFMLHPEQILSKSHLAEHLYDGETERDSNVLEVHVNHLRRKLGRSVIETRRGQGYLFGGQAR
- a CDS encoding GNAT family N-acetyltransferase, translated to MSLLIRPATLEDIAQIEAIVEAAYSPYIERIGRKPAPMLDDYASQVLARRVHVLAHEQTLSGFVVLIDTEEYLLLDNIAVSPAVKGQGYGRQLLDFAERHALDAGYPSIRLYTNEAMSENIALYTRRGYVETHRVEENGLRRVHMSKSLG
- a CDS encoding patatin-like phospholipase family protein — encoded protein: MTAIHIKFPSLTLKAGPRALARIRENGLSSADVGTLPGAAGGPKALGIQGLDLALFGEWLPAAPRERSLIGASVGSWRFASACLPDAAEGIRRLGHLYTEQNFAKGVTMAQISQSSRRMLDELLDGRDASILDNAHYRLNIMVVKSHGLLADDHRGRLGLGLSSVIADNLRGRARLSRHFERLIIHDPRLAPPVNALNDFPSRFVALNADNLRQALLASGSIPMVMEGVRDLPGAGAGTFRDGGLLDYHLDLPYSGNDIVLYPHFTDRVIPGWFDKALPWRRACPARLQDVLLLAPSKDYLARLPYGKLPDRNDFKRFMGDAPSRQKYWRTTMDESRRMGDEFLELAASGRLGERLLTL
- the codA gene encoding cytosine deaminase, which codes for MHIINARLRNQDGLHELHLENGQISNIARQTEAPTLGPDDLDAGGNLVVPPFVEPHIHLDATLTAGEPRWNMSGTLFEGIECWGERKVTITEEDTKTRAKKTIQTLAAHGIQHVRTHVDVTDPQLTALKAMLEVREESRHLIDMQIVAFPQEGIESYRNGRELMEEAIRMGADVVGGIPHFEYTRDQGVSSVKFLMDLAERTGCLVDVHCDETDDPHSRFLEVLAEEARSRDMGSRVTASHTTAMGSYDNAYCAKLFRLLGHSGISFVSCPTESIHLQGRFDNFPKRRGVTRVNELLEAGMNVCFGQDSIVDPWYPLGNGNILRVLEAGLHICHMLGYRNLQSALDLVTDNSAKAMNLGDRYGLERGRPANLLILSADSDYEVIRSQGLPLYSVRDGKVLMTRQMPVVEWAVQP
- a CDS encoding alpha/beta fold hydrolase, giving the protein MTDWPLPQTYRFNGHSVRYAVRGDGPPLVFVHGTPFSSYVWHRIAPHFITTHRVHYFDLLGYGLSEKIDGDVSLGVQNDLLAHLLDHWGLERPDLVAHDFGGATALRAHLLNGKDYRSLTLIDPVALTPWGSPFVQHVRQHEAAFGGLPDYIQRAIVPTYIRGAIKREIPDAELAPYVQPWLGDPGQAAFYRQIAQMDERYTREAEGLYPTIRCPVQILWGEDDQWIPIERGQALHQMIPGSRFQAIPNAGHLVQEDAPEAIVAALLRFLPQHKSP
- the queD gene encoding 6-carboxytetrahydropterin synthase QueD, with amino-acid sequence MEIFKEFTFESAHRLPHVPDGHKCGRLHGHSFKVAIHLSGDLDPHTGWIRDFSEIKAIFKPLYERLDHNYLNDIPGLENPTSEVLAKFIWKELKPLLPELSAIRIHETCTSGCIYRGE
- a CDS encoding sensor histidine kinase — protein: MRSIQRRLSLGLISVMVIVGLALAQISLWCFELGLQSYLEAGLRNDSENLLVALVRGPQGLQLDERHLSPAYQRPFSGHYFRIDFADSHWRSRSLWDQELPHLDHAGLHSNLELGPEGQQLLVLRSDYRRLGQSISISVAQDYTPVRESFQRMRQVGLGLGLTGLLLILLLQRITVRRALRPLEKAREQIAQLQQGQRSQLDDQVPVELEPLVAQINHLLAHTEDSLKRSRNALGNLGHALKTPMAVLLSLASSEKLDAQPELRKVIKAQLEQVQQRLNRELNRARLSGDALPGALFDCDAELPGLLATLNMIHGEHLDLSYRAPAGLQLPWDREDLLELLGNLLDNASKWADAEVRLSVVESADGFELSVEDDGPGIPEDKRDQVFSRGTRLDEQTDGHGLGLGIVRDIVDTWGGVLKLQESEWGGLKVVIQLPKR
- a CDS encoding PepSY domain-containing protein, which translates into the protein MKVLSVSKRRVSGRMALALLVFCSVVMARDLDQDEALRLRQQGVILPLEQLLQQALDRYPGAKLLEAELEEKHEVYVYEVELLTTEGAVRELDLDATTGQLLKDKEN